The following coding sequences lie in one Apteryx mantelli isolate bAptMan1 chromosome 6, bAptMan1.hap1, whole genome shotgun sequence genomic window:
- the SPP2 gene encoding secreted phosphoprotein 24 translates to MRILIFVLTLSIFSCSGFPVYDYELPVTEEALNASIARINSQSRGPNLYGVVRSHVRSVDMWNSNDYKLVLQFSIRETVCTKISGRDPFTCDFKLGSFVPTAFCRSVVVVSEEQIVNMVVQCHQDMSSSESISSEEMMHMQIMNPKRPGSSRSEGLFAPETFPSRRRGNSYGDWRKPSYISSDKIE, encoded by the exons ATGAGGATCTTAATTTTTGTACTTACACTGAgcattttctcatgttcag GGTTTCCGGTGTATGACTATGAACTGCCTGTCACAGAAGAGGCTCTCAATGCTTCCATTGCAAGAATCAATTCTCAGTCACGGGGGCCAAACTTGTATGGTGTTGTCAGGAGCCATGTTAGAAGT GTTGACATGTGGAACAGCAATGATTATAAGCTAGTGCTGCAGTTCAGTATCCGTGAAACTGTATGCACAAAAATTTCAGGGAGAGACCCATTCACATGTGACTTCAAATTAGGGTCTTTCGTG CCAACTGCTTTCTGCAGAAGTGTTGTGGTAGTCTCTGAAGAGCAGATCGTGAACATGGTTGTCCAGTGCCATCAGGACATGTCCAGCTCGGAATCAATAAGCAGTGAGGAG ATGATGCATATGCAGATAATGAACCCCAAAAGGCCAGGCAGCAGTCGCAGTGAAG GTCTCTTTGCTCCTGAAACCTTCCCTTCAAGGAGAAGAGGTAACAGCTATGGAGATTGGCGTAAACCCAGCTATATCAGCTCTGACAAGATTGAATAA